The following nucleotide sequence is from Coffea eugenioides isolate CCC68of chromosome 3, Ceug_1.0, whole genome shotgun sequence.
GCGTCAACAGGTTAAACCTCTCAAATTGGAGAATTAAAGGTAGCCTCTACGATTTCCCATTTTCATCCCTCCCAAATCTTGAATATCTTGATCTCAGCCTGAATCAGATCTTTGGCAGCATACCTAAACAAATAGGTAGCCTGTCGAAGCTCATTTATCTTGATGTTTGGGTAAATGAATTGTCACAAGAAATCCCAGCCGAAATTTGCAACTTGAGAAACTTGACTCATTTAGCTCTTGCAAGAAATCAATTTTCAGGTCCAATTCCATTAGGAATAGGGAAGCTGCAGTATCTCGTGGAACTTTATTTGGATAATAACAATTTAACAGGTTCAATTCCAGCCAGTTTTGGTGACCTCAACAGGCTAGCGGATTTGAGACTTGTTCAAAATAACTTATCTGGTCCCATTCCCAGTGCAATCGGGAATTTGATCCCACTTCGATTTCTTCACTTGAATCGAAATAATCTCACTGGTGCAATCCCAAAGTCACTAGgtaatttgaccaatttgattGAACTGGTACTCTCAAACAATCAACTTTCAGGTTCAATTCCTGTTTCAATTGGAAACTTGAGTAATTTGGAAATACTGCAtctccaaaacaatcaattttCTGGTTCGATTCCGGTCACTTTTGGTAATCTCAATAGGCTGGTGAATCTAAGCCTTGACCAAAATCACCTATCTGGTCCCATTCCTCCTGTGATTGGAAATTTGACCTCACTTCAATTTCTTAACCTGTGTCAAAATACTCTTTCTAGTACAATCCCAAAGTACCTAGGCGATTTGACCAATTTGATTCACCTGAATCTCTCGGACAATCAACTTTCAGGTTCAATCCCTGTTTCAATTGGAAACTTGAGTAACTTGCAATATTTGTCTCTGGGACAAAATTAATGTTTTGGTACCATTCCACAAGAGCTTGGAAACCTGAATAAGTTGGTTGTTCTGAGATTGTTTAGAAATTAGTTCTCTGGTCCATTGCCAGAACTATTATGTCAAAGTGGAATTCTCCAAAACATTTCTGTAGCTGAGAACATGCTTACTGGTCCAATCCCTAAAAGCTTGCAAAGCTGCTCAAGCTTAGTTAGGGCCCATTTCAACGTTTAACCGTTTCCAAGGAAGCTTATCAGAAATGTTTGGATTTCATTGATCTTAGCAATAACAGATTCTATGGGAAACTCTCCAGCAACTGGGGTAAATGCAAAATACTGAAACTCTTGTGGTTGCAAAGAACAACATCACGGGTGGTATACCTCCAGAAATTGGAAATTTGACTCAACTACATACACTTAATCTTTCTTCGAATTATTTATCAGGGGAGACACCTAGGGAAGTTGGGAAGTTAGCTTCTATGCTTAAATTAGCACAAGAATTAGCACAAGAATTGCATTTGCACTCTCAATTGCATTAGCCCAAGACGAATCATTTACACTTTTAATTCCTCTATGTTTGAAGCTGAACCCGACCCAGAAATAGCAATGTTGATGGTTCAACCGAATGATTCGAACTGAGCTTTAACACAATATGTAGGACTTATGTATACATACTgttaggcctaaaatgaaaacGCCCAAAAGATAATTATTCTCATAAGGGAAAAATGACAAATTGTTAAGTTAGGGAGTTTACAAGGAGATAAAATTTCATCTCCAAATTGGAGGCAAATTCACTGATACATTCCTATAAAGACTGAGAACGCAATCAGAAAATAGAATACACGCTTGTCAACATCAACAACCACTCATTCTTCATAATATCATAATATATTTTCTCTCTTTAGTACAttcattaagaattagaataaaaaataaataaatgatgccaatgtaaaagaatttcaatccAATTTTTATGGTTGCTTTTaggtttttgtttttttttttttttttgtaaaacaacAATAGTTTTTTAAAACTCATACAAGTAAAAGCATGTTTTAGATGATAAAAGATTATAAGATgagttaataaaattttcaattttattgttTGAGGAAAAAATTTATTGCGTAAAAACCTTTGAAAAAACATTGTGAAGATAAAACAAGAGCAGCACAAATGTGACATACATGATGAGGAGGTTTTGATTTAGTAACCAAAAGTGAGGTTTCAAGGCTTAGAAGTCTTCAGCTCAATTCTCCGTCCCCCCTCCCCCTCTCCGCTTTCTAAATCCCACTCTTCTCCGactggaaaaaaaaacagtaaaataaaaaattattagaaaCAAAGTGACATACACAATCAACTAGCTTAGTGGCAAATACTCTTCTGTGTAACATGATCTATCTATCATTCTATCTAAGCCGAGTGGCTGATTTTGTGTTTGTATTTTTATATTGCGCAAGTTATCTTGGACCTTCTTGAACTTTTGGGTCTAATAAAGTGTTGGCATCCGTCAATATAATTAGTCCAAAACTTCTTGAACTGGCTAAAATTAACTCACTTCTGGTGAACATTGCAGGCTATTAACtacaggaaaagaaaagggtaCCCTAACTTCAATGCACAAAATACTGGAAATCAAACAGACGGATATAGGAGTTTTGACAAAACTCCAATACCAATTAAATTCCATTTGGGCAAGTGCTACAACCAACTAAATCTGCCTAAAAAATTGGTCAACTATGTTAGGATTGTGAGTTTCCACTGAAAATTTTTACAATATTCTGTTGACATATTTTTCGActacctttttattttatatacatcACATTATTATAGTAAATTTTTCTACAACTCCTAAAAGCTCCAATCCAAACGGTTGATGTAATATTCTACCATAAAAAGTACATTTTCCTATAGAAACATTGCTGCAGCATTTCATGAAAATCGGTGTCATGTAATTTAACATAATCTATCTCCAGAAAATATAGAACTACAACATAAATAACTCATAGTATAGACCGATCGTGGTTTAGATCTCAGGTAATTAGTGCTGATTCTCCAAGAGGTACTAGAGTTACCTTTTTATGTATATTCAGTAAGAAAATTAGTCATAGAAGATAAAAATGGTCAATCTCACTAAAACGTTCCAATATTGCTTTAAATTTCATGGACCATTGCATCTTTAAGTGTTCCAAtctcaaaaagaaaagacaatGAACAAGGGAAGGATAAGGGACTGAACAAGAAGACCTTTGAAGTTTACCTCGTACAGTAGGGGTAATCATGGGTTCTCACCAAATAATCTCCATATTTATTTTGGTCCTACTTTTCCCATCATTTTCAAGACTTATAAATGCAGTTacctttgattaaatcatgATGACCAAGTCAATCATGAGATGTTTGAAAGATATTGATGGAGGACGagaagggaaaagaagagaaattgAGAAACGGGAAGCATTGGCAATGAACGCGTTGAGTTGAGCGGGGCAGGGATTGGAGGCAGAAATTGGACTTACAAGACTAGTTAGGGCCAAGTTTGACTTTAAATATATTGTCCGgagataaaaattaaattatttgatATTCAAATTGAGTTTAGCTCGATAAAGCTCtgcttgaaaagaaataatacTCCAACGAAGgctaaaaaatgaataaaattacTTGATATTCGAATTAAGATTGGCTTGGTCAAAACTCGCTTGAATTTGGTTTCGCCTACTATTCAAACTAGACTTAATAAGCATTTTGTATTATGTAATTGTCAAACGCAACTCAAACTTGACTCTATTAGCATACAAGTGAAATTTACatgtaaaaataatttaatcTACTTGAACTCGATTTGTGTTTGATTAGATAAAAATCCATCTAAATTTGACTCTGCAAATAAACAAGTTGATGTTTAGcacaatttcaaattcattgaaattaagaaaataagTTTGAATATTAAGGTGTTCAATTTGATTATATTCCTTTACTCCTCTGATTATAATAtcagaaataaaatttttaaaatcttaggGGTTGGTCGCCCAAACTGCCACCCCACGTTAATGCATCGTGATAAGAAAGATACGAGGCAATACATCCATGTATCTTAAGGACCGGGATGGGTCCTCATCTTGATTTACAAGTCTTTGGACCGTTGCCAATCAGACGGGATCCTCTGTCCAATTTTCTGTGTCCAATTTCCTGTCCAACACAAAACTACGTAATTCCACTTATTCTTGTAACTGACGTGGCACATAAAAATAAATGTCTGTTTGGCTCAAGCACCAAGCAACAGCCCTGTCAAATTGTAACGATTCACCGTGAATTCCTCCAAAGCAAACCACTAGCCTAACGGAAAGACATAGCAAAATTTGGGACATACAGAGAGACAATCAAATCCTTGGAAGTACAAAGCAAAATTTGCAGCTGGGCCTAACGGAAAGAATAATCTAAAAAATTGGtgaaggaaaacaaattgtCCTTCTCGCTTTCTTTGAAGGACAACAAATTGTGTTTTAACATTTTCAGATAGAAAAAGTGTTTCTTGTACCTTTTGCAATCTATTTTTTATTCTGGTAAATTGAttcctctttttgttttttaagtAGAATTATCTCTTCATTGATACAGAAATATGGTTAAAAACTGACATATTTCATTGGCTTGGTTGACAAAGTTGCTAATTGAATGAAAAACCATGTGATGGATAAAAATTGAATACCTTTAAACATCATGGAGACCTCTGCTATTTTAAGATGTAATagctgttttcttttcttaccCCCCCTTTcccagagaaaaaaaaacaccacCCCACCCACATACACACATTTTATAAGGCATACGGATTGCGGTGGTAAACAAATATATGTGCTGCAATTTGATTCACGATGATTGTTGTTTCAGATGTCAATGCCTAGAAGATTATATGCTTAGccagtttttttatttttttatttttggttttatGGAATTATATATTTCCTTTTCACATACAGTGATTTTTGTGATCACTACTAAACCGGGGGAAGTAGAAGGTGCTGTGATTTGATTGCGTTGTCTTTGAATTGTTTATCCTGTTTgagcactttttatgatgttgCGGAGAGCGTCTATCATCGGCATCTTCTATGAGAAGCACTTGGGTCATTTGATTGATGTCATAACATCCTCATGCTCACCTAATAGCGTTGCTCAATAGGTAGTAATAGGGTATTGTTATGGATCAGTGTTGGGAATTGTTATGGTAGTAATAGAGTTTTGGGAATTGTAATAAAGATATGTAAATaaagaaaatccaaaaaagaagagagatCCAAAAGTATAATGGAGCCAAAGAGGCATTTATTTTTATGTGTCACGTCAGCCACAAGAATAAGTGGAACTACGTAGTTTTGTGTTAGACAGAAAATTGGACACAGAAAATTGGACAGAGGATCCCGTCGGGTTGCCAGACCAATACCAACAGCATTCGTTTTTCACATTATTTTCGCTCTTTAAGTCAATTGCAGTTTccaattagttttttttttcagtttccaATTAGTTTCTTTTTGTTCGAAATTTAATTTGAGTcttatatttactcaataatgTTCATAGTCGATCAGAGATTGGAATTATACTTTGTAATCATGCTTTTCAGAGTGCAACTTCAAAACGGTtatttctaatttattttacCATTTCATTGTATATTTTGACAATTCTTTTGATCATTCCATTTACCATTTTATATGTTTCAATGCTTAATGAGTGTAGTAGATGCAATCCAATAGATTAATTAAGAATTAGAAATTAAAAAACCAAAATAATGTCACAGTAAAAGAATTTTAATCCATTTTCTATGGttgtttttaatattttttaaagaaaaatatttttttttaaaactcatCATTGAATTAGAAGTAAAAATTTGATTTAGATGAGAAAAGAATATTAGATGAATTCAcaaatatttcaattttattattCGAGGGAAAAAATTACTGTGTAAAAACCTTTGAAAAAAgattgtgaaaataaaaaaagaagagcaCAAATTTAAAATACACGACCAACCAACTTAGTGGCAAAGACTCTCTAAGTAACATAATCTATCTATCTTGGTCAAGTGGCTAATTAACAGGCGAAATAGCTGACTCGGTCAGGCTTTGCAAGTGTTCTTTGGAATCTATCTTTATGCAATTTCATTTAGCTAACGTGCACGAACTTACATTGCTCATTGATTATGAATTCTGGCATGCTTCTAACTCTGTGAAGTACAATAAGTTTTTGGACCTTTGCCAACAGCAACAGCACTCATTTTTCATATTATTTTCGCTTTTTTAGTCAATTGCAGTTTCCAAttagcttttttctttttcgtttccaatttgtttctttttgttcgAAGTTTAATTTGAGTCctatttttagtcaattttgttCATAGTCTATCAGTGATTGGAATTATGCTTTGTAATTGTGCTCTTTCGAGTGCAACTTGAAAACGGGtatttctgatttttctttttttatcatTTGGTTGTACCTTTCAATGATTCTTTGGATTCTTCTGCTGACTATTTTATTTGCTTCAATGCCTAATGAGTGTAGTAGATGCAATCTAGTATATTCACCCAGAATtagaattaaaaaataaaataaaatgatgtcACTGTAAAAGAATTTTAATCCATTTTCTATGGctgtttttaataatttttttaaataaaaatagtttttaaaactcattgttgaaaaacaagtaaaaatttgttttatatgAGAAAAGATTATTAGATGAATTGACAAATGTTTCAATTTTATTGTTCAAGGGAAAAAATTACTATGTAAAAACCTTTGGAAAAAAGGTGTGAAGACAGTGGCAAAGAGTCTCTATTTAACATAATCTATCTACCTAGGTCAAGTGGCTAATTGACAGACCAAATAGCTGACTCGGTCAAGTTTTGCAAGTGTTCTTTCATTTAGCTACTGTGCTCAAACATGCATTGCAAAAGCATTTGCAAAGCAGTCTCCATATTCCTTTTGGTCCTACGTTTACATTCATTTTCGAAGACTTGCAAAAGCAGTCTTCATATTCTTTTTGGTCCTACTCCTTTTGGTCCTACGTTTACCTTCATTTTCGAAGACTTGCAAAAGCATTTGTCTGTTGATCAAAGTAATGATAACCAAAGTCAATCACGGAACGTCTGAAAGATATTGATGGAGGACAAGAAGGGAAATGGAGACAATTGAAGAAGGGGAAGTCTTTGCAATGAATATGATGGGGTAGGGGGGAGCTGGGAATCGCAGGAGGAGGAAACTTGGACATGTACAAAACTATGAAGGGccaattttgaaattttgattttaaacaTATTGTCAGGTGACAAAAACTAATTTTGCTAAGGATCcacttgaaaaaaaataatttgctaaTAGGGGCtcaaaaacaaatcaaatttttttataCTCGAATCGAGTTCGATTTGATTAGAGCTCGTTCGAGTTTGATTTTTCAATTACTCAAATTAGacttaaaaattattttgtattCGATAAATTATAAAACTCAACTCGAACTTGATTCTAttagaataaaaatataatttacaTGTAAAAAAGCTCAATTTGCTAAAGTTCGACTTGAGTTTGATTTGATAAATATTCATTTAATTTCAGCTCTGTAAATAAACAAGCCAATATTGagcacaatttcaaatttattaaaaataataaaaaattttgaacattAAGATGCTTGTTTGATTAGACTCTTTTATCCCCTAATTTCAATTCCAAAAACTAAGAGTTTTAAAATTTCAGCAGTTGGTGGCCCTACCTGCCACCCCATTCCCCACATTGGTGCATCGTGAATCATGATAGGAAGGAGTCAGTGCAATGCATCTTTATACCTTAAAGACTGGGATACGTAAAAGTCCTTTGTACGTTTGCCAGCCTCAAATTTGATTGAAAACAAGCATGACTGCTCTGTCCCAAGATAGTTTTTAGTTCTGCGTCATTggatttatataataaaatcaaatataTGTTTTTTGATAGATAAAAGCctgtaatattaataaattgaggAGTCCACATAAAGAGTGGACGGTACAAAATGTGGAGGAGAATCCCCCCAGGTGATAGAATCATCAATTGAACTAGCATGCTTTACCATCTCAAGGGCACCCAACTAACTTTCTAAGTCGAAAAATTTTGCAATGCATTCGTTACATCAGCAATTAGCTTTCTGCAATTTCTGACTTCCATTGCATTTCATGAAAATATACTGTCAAGTAACTTTGCGTAATCCATGTCAAGGAAATATAGAACTATAACATAATTTGCTCAGCCAATAGGTTCATCGTCATTAAGGAAGCAGGTGACAAGTGTTCCTTCTCCAAGAGGCACTAGAGTTATCTTTTTCTGTAGATTCAGTAGGAAAAATTAGCGGTAGAAGATAAAAATGGTCAATCTCATGGAAGCTTTCATTGCTTTAAATTTCTTGGCCCATTGGAATAGACATCATACGTGTTTCAatctcaaaattaaatgaaaacaaagaaagtGGGGCAGAGCAAGAAGACCTCTGAAGTCTTCCATGTACAAATAGGATAAATGCTAGCTTTATTTGTGGCGCAGAGTAACAATGTTGAGTTGAACTTGAAAGCAATCATGGGTTCCTTCAAAATAATCTCCATATTCGTTCTGGTAGTCCTACTTTTCCCATCTT
It contains:
- the LOC113766213 gene encoding probable leucine-rich repeat receptor-like protein kinase At1g35710, producing the protein MCSFKIISIFLLVILLFPSFQPKCGASASVEEAAALLKWKASFQNQNNSNLTSWNLQSINAKNSSSLPCTWAGVSCIHGSVNRLNLSNWRIKGSLYDFPFSSLPNLEYLDLSLNQIFGSIPKQIGSLSKLIYLDVWVNELSQEIPAEICNLRNLTHLALARNQFSGPIPLGIGKLQYLVELYLDNNNLTGSIPASFGDLNRLADLRLVQNNLSGPIPSAIGNLIPLRFLHLNRNNLTGAIPKSLGNLTNLIELVLSNNQLSGSIPVSIGNLSNLEILHLQNNQFSGSIPVTFGNLNRLVNLSLDQNHLSGPIPPVIGNLTSLQFLNLCQNTLSSTIPKYLGDLTNLIHLNLSDNQLSGSIPVSIGNLSNLQYLSLGQN